The Anastrepha ludens isolate Willacy chromosome X, idAnaLude1.1, whole genome shotgun sequence genome includes a window with the following:
- the LOC128869845 gene encoding uncharacterized protein LOC128869845 produces the protein MQLQAAVTYSSKVGITWPFIPPGAPNFGGLWEAGVKSMKHHLKRVINLTPLTFEEFYTILKQVEACLNSRPMTAISDDPQDLTALTPGHFLVGRALTAIPEQNILDEKLGFLKRWTLLKQVQQDFWRRWSNEYLHYFAILQARRKWRTSQSNFKIGQLILIPDERLPPKHWALGRVVDTHAGADGAVRVVTTETQSTTLKRPITKISVLPIDEQASIDMSMKDNSPQVSTLQTVGGKET, from the coding sequence ATGCAGTTGCAAGCCGCCGTCACTTATAGTTCAAAAGTTGGCATAACTTGGCCTTTTATACCTCCTGGAGCACCAAACTTTGGTGGTTTATGGGAGGCCGGGGTTAAGAGCATGAAGCATCACTTGAAACGTGTAATTAATCTCACTCCGTTAACCTTCGAAGAATTTTATACCATTCTAAAGCAAGTGGAGGCGTGTTTGAACTCACGACCAATGACAGCGATAAGTGATGACCCTCAAGATCTAACGGCATTGACTCCTGGTCATTTTCTGGTTGGACGAGCATTAACGGCGATCCCTGAACAGAACATTCTCGATGAAAAACTCGGATTTCTAAAACGGTGGACATTACTGAAGCAGGTCCAACAAGATTTCTGGCGAAGATGGTCCAATGAATATTTGCATTACTTTGCAATATTACAGGCTCGACGCAAATGGCGTACTTCTcagtcaaattttaaaattggacaGCTCATATTGATTCCTGATGAGCGATTGCCTCCGAAGCATTGGGCATTAGGTCGTGTAGTTGATACACATGCTGGTGCAGACGGAGCTGTTCGAGTAGTTACAACTGAAACACAAAGCACAACCCTTAAGAGGCCTATTACCAAAATCTCTGTATTACCCATTGATGAACAGGCAAGTATCGACATGAGCATGAAGGACAATTCTCCCCAAGTATCTACGCTTCAGACGGTGGGCGGTAAAGAAACATAA
- the LOC128869844 gene encoding uncharacterized protein LOC128869844 has product MYRQILVDERDADLQRIVWSPTKHEHPSHYRLNTVTYGTSCAPYLAIKVLHTLTSDEKCNFPEATHILLHEFYVDDVLTGADNVADARRRRSELQTLLQAGEFTLYEFEMDEQSNTLGLVWTPKSDCLTFTLKLDYTITTFTKRQLLSDIAKLFDPLGFLAPIIIRGKIFMQKLWLTGLDWNDTLPDDLNAEWVTFRNELKLVPLIQVARWINISNTAYSYELHAFADASIHAYAAVVYLKVVSHTSVNIHLIISKTRVPPLKKVTIPRLELCAAVLAAQLCDKVRATLNLHPISTYCWSHSTTTIWWIRSDPGTLKEFVSNRVSQIYAVTTISNWRYVRTSDNPADCASRGVSMQQLMSHQLWWRGPEWLLRSEASWPQSALQNPDTIIERKSVQSAIAQTTQIDWFILEQYSSLDKLLSVTAWCLRFSLAVRGKQHESSPMCLWPERVSALTFWVKYVQNIVLKKDLLANMKDSAVNKSSILYKLHPILDSEGEPSYHFDHQTGTSTNIARWYASYTSPYSSTILGN; this is encoded by the exons ATGTATCGGCAAATCTTGGTTGATGAACGAGATGCAGATCTGCAGCGTATCGTATGGAGTCCAACGAAGCATGAACATCCATCGCATTATCGATTAAATACCGTTACGTATGGCACCAGCTGTGCGCCTTACCTCGCGATCAAAGTGCTGCACACTTTGACATCAGACGAAAAATGCAATTTCCCAGAAGCCACTCATATACTACTCCATGAATTCTACGTTGATGATGTTTTGACAGGTGCTGACAACGTTGCCGATGCGCGCAGACGGCGAAGCGAGCTGCAGACTTTACTTCAAGCAGGAGAGTTCACGTTAT ATGAATTTGAAATGGACGAGCAGTCCAATACATTGGGTCTAGTATGGACCCCCAAATCAGATTGTCTGACTTTTACGTTAAAGCTCGATTATACTATTACTACCTTCACGAAACGTCAATTATTATCTGATATTGCTAAGCTATTTGATCCACTAGGGTTTTTAGCTCCTATTATTATCCGAGGCAAGATCTTTATGCAGAAGCTTTGGCTTACCGGATTAGACTGGAATGACACTCTACCTGACGACCTTAACGCGGAGTGGGTCACTTTTCGCAATGAACTTAAGTTGGTGCCTCTGATACAAGTCGCTCGTTGGATAAATATATCAAATACAGCATATTCATATGAGCTACACGCATTCGCAGATGCATCCATACATGCTTATGCGGCGGTGGTTTACTTAAAGGTCGTTTCCCATACATCGGTGAATATACACCTAATTATATCCAAAACAAGAGTTCCGCCCTTGAAGAAGGTTACAATACCACGACTCGAACTATGTGCAGCTGTCTTAGCTGCACAATTGTGTGATAAGGTACGGGCTACGTTAAACTTACATCCTATATCTACCTATTGTTGGTCCCATTCCACCACAACCATATGGTGGATACGATCTGACCCTGGGACGCTAAAAGAGTTTGTCTCTAATCGTGTAAGTCAGATTTACGCTGTGACTACTATTAGCAATTGGAGATATGTTCGAACGTCAGACAACCCTGCTGACTGCGCTTCACGAGGAGTGAGCATGCAACAACTCATGAGCCATCAACTATGGTGGCGTGGACCTGAATGGCTGCTACGTTCCGAAGCAAGCTGGCCTCAATCAGCTCTTCAGAATCCAGATACAATTATAGAGCGCAAGTCGGTACAAAGTGCGATAGCGCAAACTACTCAAATCGACTGGTTTATCTTAGAACAATACTCATCGTTAGACAAGCTACTGTCTGTTACGGCCTGGTGTCTACGATTTTCGTTGGCTGTTCGTGGCAAGCAGCATGAATCATCACCAATGTGCTTATGGCCGGAGCGAGTATCTGCGTTAACTTTCTGGGTAAAATATGTTCAAAACATTGTCcttaaaaaagatttattggCTAATATGAAGGATAGCGCTGTCAACAAAAGTAGCATTCTCTATAAGCTACACCCTATACTCGATTCCGAGG GAGAACCATCTTACCACTTTGATCATCAGACCGGCACATCAACGAACATTGCACGGTGGTACGCAAGCTACACTTCACCATATTCGTCGACAATTTTGGGTAATTGA